In Topomyia yanbarensis strain Yona2022 chromosome 2, ASM3024719v1, whole genome shotgun sequence, one DNA window encodes the following:
- the LOC131678553 gene encoding E3 ubiquitin ligase Rnf121 translates to MNLHEPVDMLNKTLEDLTPEEKMRIEHMKLHEKHKGHESMHAEMVVILLVTLIVAQIVLVEWKKRHYKSYSLMTLLALWLIPFALCLRNQYWRFTFFWLIFSCITALVMRKALKKPVAGTTPRLVYKWFYFIYKLSYGLGIVGYIIMMFTFFGLNYVFNQAPNVWMDIGLLFVFYGLYYGVLGRDVSEICADKMAAHIGYYTPKGIPTRHLERNVCAVCGNQLLTEVNETGVIEDTYKLSCDHVFHEFCIRGWCIIGKKQTCPYCKEKVDLKKMFCNPWERPHVLYGQLLDWIRWLVAWQPLILFIVQGINWVLGLE, encoded by the exons ATGAATCTACACGAGCCGGTCGATATGCTGAACAAG ACCCTTGAGGATCTCACACCCGAGGAAAAGATGAG aaTTGAACACATGAAGTTACATGAAAAACACAAGGGTCATGAATCCATGCATGCTGAAATGGTTGTTATCCTGCTGGTTACGTTGATCGTAGCGCAGATCGTCCTGGTCGAGTGGAAAAAGCGCCACTATAAATCATATTCG CTCATGACCCTGTTAGCACTTTGGTTGATACCGTTTGCCCTATGCTTGAGGAACCAATACTGGCGCTTCACCTTTTTCTGGCTGATTTTCAGCTGCATAACGGCACTGGTTATGCGGAAGGCGCTCAAAAAACCAGTGGCTGGCACCACCCCACGACTAGTGTACAAATGGTTTTACTTTATCTACAAGCTAAGCTACGGGCTGGGCATCGTGGGCTATATTATCATGATGTTCACCTTTTTTGGGCTCAACTATGTTTTTAATCAAGCACCCAATGTATGGATGGATATTGGTTTGCTCTTCGTATTCTATGGATTGTACTACGGTGTGCTGGGACGGGATGtgtcggagatttgtgccgaTAAGATGGCTGCTCACATTGGG TATTATACGCCTAAAGGTATACCCACAAGGCACTTAGAGCGGAATGTGTGCGCAGTATGTGGTAATCAGCTCCTCACGGAGGTAAACGAAACGGGAGTCATCGAAGACACCTACAAGCTGTCCTGTGAtcatgtttttcatgaattttgcATACGAGGCTGGTGCATTATTGGGAAAAAGCAAACCTGTCCATATTGTAAGGAAAAGGTGGACCTTAAGAAGATGTTCTGCAATCC ATGGGAACGACCTCACGTGTTGTACGGTCAGTTACTGGACTGGATCCGATGGTTAGTGGCTTGGCAACCGTTGATACTGTTCATCGTGCAAGGCATCAACTGGGTACTAGGATTAGAATAG
- the LOC131681639 gene encoding uncharacterized protein LOC131681639 encodes MPANKKLAAIATVANEAEEPNAFVIWNRRIPVTDSRNRDAESFTNFSFVFEADSNDISSLSAGDIVPFNEIESIGPEKIVQSLEMSYISYNIIQNKMNLNEKRGPKFLCQECRSTMHTRLSMITHMKMHLKPFCEVCFGLFESTDAVRSHINTIHPEVVIQDRATTPTPKEYYYMQTIAPPNTPNPLSDDEMKTIEGLVNPIVKLPVIENSVNKLLSHEDTDEAFSTEDEHGLVIDERPPQPVGHRKRPIKKPPILKRQLKKKITKGKSTDASKPENVLKKITSRFGRAISLKLPQY; translated from the exons ATGCCTGCCAACAAGAAGTTGGCCGCCATCGCTACTGTGGCCAACGAAGCGGAAGAACCCAACGCATTTGTTATTTGGAACCGTCGGATACCAGTGACGGATAGTCGTAATAGGGATGCGGAAAGTTTCACCAACTTCAGCTTCGTCTTTGAAGCGGATTCCAATGATATTTCTTCGCTATCTGCAGGTGATATTGTTCCCTTTAACGAAATTGAGAGTATTGGCCCGGAAAAGATTGTGCAATCTCTCGAAATGTCATATATATCATAC AACATTATCCAGAATAAGATGAATTTAAACGAAAAGCGAGGCCCAAAGTTTCTTTGTCAGGAATGCCGATCTACAATGCACACTCGTCTCAGCATGATCACTCACATGAAGATGCATCTGAAACCGTTTTGTGAAGTTTGTTTTGGACTGTTTGAATCGACTGACGCAGTG CGCAGCCATATAAATACTATCCATCCAGAAGTGGTTATTCAGGATCGAGCTACGACACCGACGCCAAAAGAGTACTACTATATGCAAACCATCGCTCCTCCGAATACACCAAATCCATTATCAGATGACGAGATGAAGACAATTGAAGGTCTGGTCAATCCAATTGTGAAGCTGCCAGTTATTGAGAATTCTGTCAATAAGCTCCTTAGTCACGAGGACACAGATGAAGCTTTCAGTACCGAGGATGAACACGGTCTGGTAATCGATGAACGTCCTCCTCAACCAGTTGGGCATCGCAAACGCCCAATCAAAAAACCTCCAATCTTGAAACGCCAACTCAAGAAAAAGATTACTAAAGGTAAAAGTACTGATGCTTCCAAACCGGAGAATgttttgaagaaaataacatCTAGATTTGGAAG